From the genome of Rathayibacter sp. VKM Ac-2804:
CGAGGCGATCGTGCGGTCGCGGCGGAGGCGGAGGCGCCTCAGCCGCGGTCCGACGGCGGCGACGATCTCGTCGTCGGAAGGAGGGTCGTGCTCGGAGTGCTCGGGCATGCCCCGATCCTGGCACCCGGGCCGCGCGGTCGTGCCGGAACGGCACGGATCCTCGACGGACCGCGGCCGCCATCGGATGCTCGGGACATGACCGCTTCAGACCTCCCCGACGTCCTCGTCGCCGGTGCCTCCTTCGCCGGACTCGCCGCCGCCACCGCCCTCGGCCGCAGCCTCCGCGACGTGCTCGTCGTCGACGGCGGGCCGCCCCGCAACGCGCCCTCGCCCGGCGCCCACAACGTGCTCACCCGCGACGGCACCGCGCCCGTCGAGCTCGCCCGCCTCGCCCGGATCGAGGCCGAGGGCTACGGCGCACGCGTCGTCCCGGGGCGGATCGTCAGCGCCTCGGCCGCCGACGGCGGCGTCACGGCCACCCTCGCCGACGGCACCGTGCTGCGCGCCCGCCGCCTGCTTCTCGCCAGCGGCTCCACCGACCGGCTGCCCGAGATCCCCGGGCTCGCCGAGCGCTGGGGCCGCGACGTGCTGCACTGCCCGTACTGCCACGGCTTCGAGGTGCGCGGGCGCCGGATCGCCGTGCTCGGCAGCGGCTTCTCGGGCCACCAGGCGCAGATGTTCCGGCAGCTGAGCGACCGGGTGTCGATCCTCACGAACGGCGTCTTCGCGCCGGGAGCGGAGGAGGCCGAGGGGCTCGCCGCCCGCGGCATCGAGCTGATCGACGGCGCCGTCACCGAGGTCCTCGTCGAGGACGACCGCCTGGTCGGCGTCGTCGTCGACGGCCGCCGGCTCGAGCTCGACGCGCTGGTCGTCGGCCCGCGCGTCGAGGGCAACCTGCCCGACGGCCTCGGCCTCGAGCTCGTCGACCACCCCTCCGGCGCCGCCCGGCACCTCACCGTCGACCCGATGGGCCGCACCACCGCGCCGCGGGTGTTCGCCGCCGGCTCGCTCGTCGAGCCGATGTCGCAGGTGATGGCGGCCGCCGCCGACGGCCTCCGCGTCGCAGCGGCGATCAACTTCGACCTGATCGAGGAGGAGATCGCCTCCGCGGTCGGCGCCACGAGGGGCTGACCGGCTCTGGGGGTCGTCGGCCGGTGAATACTGGACCGATGACCCCGCCGCGCCCCCTCGAGCAGTCCTCCAAGCTCCGCAACGTCCTCTACGAGATCCGCGGCAAGGCGCTCGTGGAGGCGTCGCGGCTGGAGAGCGAGGGTCACCGCATCCTCAAGCTGAACACCGGCAACCCGGCCGGCTTCGACTTCGAGGCGCCGCACCAGATCGTCCGCGACATGATCGCCGCGATGCCCAGCGCGCACGGCTACAGCGACAGCCGGGGCATCCTCTCGGCCCGCCTCGCGGTGACCTACCGCTACGAGGAGGTCCCCGGCTTCCCACCGGTGGACCCCGAGTGGGTGTTCCTCGGCAACGGGGTGTCCGAGCTGATCACGATGACGCTCCAGGCGCTGCTCGACGACGGCGACGAGGTGCTGATCCCGGCGCCCGACTACCCGCTCTGGACGGCGATGACGAGTCTCGCCGGCGGCACCGCGGTGCACTACCGCTGCGCGGAGGACGACGGCTGGCAGCCCGACCTCGAGGACATCCGCTCGAAGGTCACGACGCGCACCAAGGCCATCGTCGTCATCAACCCGAACAACCCCACCGGCGCCGTCTACACCCGCGAGGTGCTCGAGGGGATCGTGGCGCTCGCCGAGGAGCACTCGCTGCTGCTGCTCGCCGACGAGATCTACGACCGGATCCTCTACGACGACGCCCAGCACATCCCGCTGGCGTCGCTCGCGCCGGACCAGCTCTGCCTCACCTTCAACGGGCTGTCCAAGACCTACCGCGTCGCCGGCTACCGCTCCGGCTGGCTCGCGATCACCGGGCCGCGCGAGCACGCGGCGGGGTTCCTCGAGGGGATCACCCTGCTCGCGTCGACCCGGCTCTGCCCGAACGTGCCGGGGCAGTACGCGGTGCAGGCGGCGCTCTCGGGCGTGCAGTCGATCGAGGCGCTGATCGCGCCGGGCGGGCGGCTGCGGCGCCAGCGCGACGCCGCGTGGAGCGGGCTGCAGGCGATCCCCGGCGTCTCCTGCGAGCTGCCGAGGGGCGCGCTCTACGCGTTCCCGCGGCTCGACCCCGAGGTGCACGAGATCCGCGACGACGGTCGGCTCGTCTACGACCTGCTGCTCGCGGAGCACATCCTGCTGGTGCCCGGCACCGGCTTCAACTGGCCGACGCCCGACCATCTGCGGATCGTGACGCTGCCGGAGGAGCGGGTCATCGCGGAGGCGATCGAGCGGCTGGGGAACTTCCTCTCGTCGTACACGCAGTAGCCGCTCAGACCCGGCGGTACTCCAGCTCCGGCCGTCCCGGCGAGCCGTAGCGCGGGGCGCGCTCGGCGACTCCCGAGTCGGCGAGGTGCTCGAGGTAGCGCCGCGCGGTGACCCGCGAGACGTCGAGCCGGGCGGCGAGCTCGCCCGCGGAGAGGCCGACCGGGCCCAGCAGCGCGGTCACCGCGTCGAGCGTCTCGGCGGAGAGTCCCTTCGCCAGTCCCGGAGCGTTGGAGGTCCGCAGCGCGGCGAAGGCGCCGTCCACCTCGTGCTGGCTGGCGACGTCGGCCCCGTGCATCCGCTCGCGGTAGGAGCGGTAGCTGGCGAGCTTCGCCGCGAAGACGCTGAAGACGAACGGCTTGATCAGGTACTGCACGATCCCGGCGGCGACGCTGGCGCGGACCACGGCCGCGTCGCGCACCGCGGTGATCGCGATCACGTCGACGTCCAGGCCCGCCGCGCGGACGGCCCGGCAGAGATCGAGCCCGCCCATGTCGGGCAGGTTCATGTCGAGGAGGATCAGCGCGATCGCGGGGTCGGCGCGCAGGGCGCGGATCGCCTCCGCTCCGCTGCCGGCCACGGCCGCGACCTCGAAGCCGGCGACGCGCCGCACGTAGTCGGCGTGGGCGCTCGCGGTGAGCGGCTCGTCCTCGACGACGAGGACGCGGATCAGCGCGGTCACGACTGCGCCCTCGACGGCGTCCGCAGCGGCAGCTGCACTGTGAACACCGCGCCGACGTGCCGCGACACCTCGATGCTCCCGCCGAGCCGCTGCACCACCTGCTGCACCAGCGCGAGGCCGATGCCGCGGCCGAACGCGTCCGACTCCTTCGTCGAGTAGCCGCGGGCGAAGACGTCGGCCGCCTCGGCGACGCCGGGTCCGCTGTCGGAGACCTGCAGCACCAGCTCGGCGCCCTCGGCACCGGCGTCCTCGGCGAGGCCGAGGTAGACCTCGACCCACGGCTCGCGGTCGGCGGTGGAGGAGGCGGCGGCGTCGAGCGCGTTGTCGATCAGGTTGCCGAGCACGGTCACCAGGTCGCCCGGTTCGAAGCCCTGGGCGCCCGGCTCGAGGTGCGTCTCGAGGTGCAGCTCGACCCCGCGCTCGCGGGCCTGCGCGGCCTTGCCGAGCAGCAGCGCGGCGATCACCGGCTCCTGCACCGAGCCGAGCACCCGGTCGGCGAGCCGCTGGCTGAGGTTCAGCTCGCCGGCCGCGAAGGCGAGCGCCTCCTCCGCCCGGCCGAGCTCGATCAGCGAGGCGATGGTGTGCAGCCGGTTGGAGAACTCGTGGGTCTGCGAGCGCAGAGCGTCCGAGAGGGTGCGCATCGACTCCAGCTCGCCCGACACCCGCTGCAGCTCGGTGCGGTCGCGGAGCGTCGTCACCGTGCCGAGCGGGTGCGCGCCGGGGGAGGCGGCCGGCCGCTCGTTGACCACGAGGATCCGCTCGTGCGCCACGACCAGGCGGTCGGCGACCGGCTCGTCGGCCAGCAGCACCGTGCGCAGGGCGTCGGGGAGGTCGAGCTCGTCGACGGGCACCGGGATCGACACGCCCTCGAGCCCGAGCAGCTGGAGCGCGTGGTCGTTGGCGAGCACCAGCCGCCCGCGGTCGTCGACGAGGAGCAGCCCCTCGCGCACCGAGTGCAGCACCGACTCGTAGTACGCGAAGACCTGGCTCATCTGCTCCGGACCGCGGCCGCCCGTGACCCGGCGGAGGTAGCGGGCGAGCAGCCAGGAGCCGACGCCGCCGAGCGCCACCGCGCCGAGCACGCCGCCGGCCACGACCTGCAGGCGGGGGAGGAAGGAGGCGTCCACCCGGCTCACGGTCACGCCGGCCGAGACCAGCGCGACGACGGTGCCGTCGGCGCTCTCGATCGGCGCGACGGCGCGCACGGAGGGCCCGAGCGTGCCGGTGTAGGTCTCGGTGAAGGTGCGGCCCTCGAGTGCCGGAGCGATGGTGCCGATGAACGGCAGGCCGATCTGGGCGCGGTCGCGATGGGTGTAGCGGGTGCGGTCGGGGTTCATGATCGTGAGGAAGTCGACGCCGGTGTCGGCCATGATCTCCTCCGCGTAGGGCTGGAGCGAGGCCGACGGGTCCGCGCCCTCCGCCGCGTCGAGGACGAACGGGTTGTCGGCGACGGTGCGCGCGACCACCAGGCTCCGCGCGGCCGCGTCGTCGCCGGCGCGCCCGCGGGCGTCGAAGGCGAGGACCAGCACCGCGATCGCGCCGATCACGAGGATGCAGATCAGCTGGGCGGCGAACAGCCGGGCGGCGATGCTGCCGCGGGGGCTCGTTCCGGGCATCCGACCTCCTCGTCCGTGCGCGTTCGTGAACAGTATGAACGCAACCTCCGGCGGGCGGCCTGCGGGGTCGAGCATCGTCGTACCCCCTCCCAGCTCGATGAAGAGACAGGACACGCTCATGGCGAAGACGCCCGGCACCGATCGGCTCGACCCCCCGGCCACCCCCGCGAAGACCCGCCGGCGGATCGACCGCAACCACTGGCTCTACATCGCCGTGATCATCGCGGTCGTCGCCGGCGTGATCGTCGGCCTGGTCGCCCCCGCGTTCGCCGCGACGCTCGAGCCCGTGGGCAAGGCGTTCGTCGGACTGATCAAGATGATGATCGCGCCGATCATCTTCTGCACCATCGTGATCGGCATCGGCTCGATCGCCAAGGCCGCGACCGTCGGCAAGGTCGGCGGCCTCGCCCTCGGCTACTTCATCGTGATGTCGACCTTCGCGCTGGCCATCGGCCTGGTCGTCGGCAACATCCTGCACCCGGGCGAGGGCCTCGACATCTCGAGCGCCACCTACGACACCAGCGACCTCAAGGCGGAGTCGACCAGCGACTTCATCCTCGGCATCATCCCGGTCTCGCTGTTCTCCTCCCTCGTGGACGGCAGCATCCTGCAGACGCTCTTCGTCGCCCTCCTGGTCGGCTTCGCGCTGCAGAAGATGGGCGCCAAGGGCCAGCCGATCCTCGGCGCGATCAAGCAGCTGCAGGTCCTCGTCTTCCGCATCCTCTCGATGGTGCTCTGGGTCGCCCCGATCGGCGCGTTCGGCGCGATCGCCGCGGTCGTCGGCAAGACCGGCTGGGGCGCGGTCGTCGCCCTCGCCACCCTCATGATCGGCTTCTACCTCACCTGCGCGATCTTCGTGGTCGTCATCCTCGGCCTGCTGCTGCGCCTGGTCACCGGCGTCAACATCTTCTCGCTGATGAAGTACCTGGCCCGCGAGTACCTGCTCATCGTCGGCACTTCCTCCTCCGAGGCCGCTCTGCCCCGCCTGATCGCCAAGATGGAGCACCTCGGCGTCTCCAAGCCCGTCGTCGGCATCACCGTCCCGACCGGCTACTCGTTCAACCTCGACGGCACCGCGATCTACCTCACGATGGCGTCGCTCTTCATCGCCTCGGCGACCGGCGCCCCGATGTCGATCCCGGAGCAGATCGGGCTGCTGCTCTTCATGATGGTCGCCTCCAAGGGCGCCGCGGGCGTCACCGGCGCCGGCCTCGCCACCCTGGCCGGCGGTCTGCAGTCCTTCCGTCCCGACCTGGTCAACGGCGTCGGCGTCATCGTCGGCATCGACCGCTTCATGTCGGAGGCCCGCGCGGTCACCAACTTCACCGGCAACGCGGTCGCCACTCTGCTCGTCGGCACCTGGACCAAGCAGATCGACATGGTCCAGGTCCGCGAGGTGCTCGGCGGCCGCGCCCCCTTCGACGAGGCCACGCTCGGCGCGGACGAGCACGAGGCCCCGGCCTCCGGCACCTCGATCACCGAGGGCATCGCCTCGATCCAGGACTCGGACGAGGCCGAGCGCACCCGCGCCGAGCTGAGCGCGAAGCGCTAGGAAGCGCCGCATTCTGGTCGAGCAGCCGCGGAGCGGCCACCTCATGCTGGTCGAGTAGCCCCGGAGGGGCGTATCGAGACCCACCGTCTGCACCACGGTGGATCTCGATACGCCCGCTTCGCGGGCTACTCGATCAGCAAGAAGGGGGGCCCGCTGTGCGGGCTACTCGATCAGCATGGAGGCGCAGGCCGCGCGATCAGCACGTGCCGTCAGCTGCGGCGGACGCCCAGCAACGGCAGCGTCACCGCGCAGAGGGGGCCGATCAGCAGGGCGAAGGCGAGCGTGCCGAGGCCGACGTCGCCGCCGAGGGCCCAGCCGATCAGGAGCACGGTGAGCTCGACGCCGCCGCGGGCCGCCCAGATCGGGAGGCCGAAGCGCGCGTGCAGTCCGGTCATCAGCCCGTCGCGCGGGCCGGCGCCGAGGCGGGCGCCGATGTAGATCCCGCTCGCGACAGCCAGCAGCACCAGGCCGCCGGCGAACAGCAGCGCCTTCCCCCACCACTCGGCGGGCACGGCGAGCAGCTCGATCCCGACGCCGATCGTGGTGCCGACGACCAGCACGTTCAGCACGGTGCCGAGGCCGGGCCGCTGCCGCAGCGGGATCCACAGCAGCAGGACGAGCAGTCCGATCACGTTGGTGAGCAGTCCGATCCCCAGTCCGGTCTGGCGGGCGACGCCGAGGGCGAAGACGGTCCACGGGTCCACTCCGATCGACGCGCGGATCATCATCGCGTCGGCGAAGCCGTAGAGCACGAGCCCGACCAGCAGCCGTGGCACCGGACGGATCCGCCACTGGCTCGCCGGGGGAGCGGGGACGGCGAGGGGCGCGGTGATCGTCATGCCGAGCATCCCATCGCAGGAGTGGCCTTCTCCGCGCGGTCCAATCCGGCTATCTTGGACGCATGGCTGATGTCCACTTCGGCGTTCGCGCCCTGCAGAACCTCCTCGGCGACTGGCGCGAGCAGCGCGGCACCCGGCCCGCGTACCTCGCGCTCGCCGACCGGATCCGCCTGCTCAGCATCGACGGCCGCATCCCGACCGACAGCCGTCTGCCCGCCGAGCGCGAGCTGTCGGCGCGGCTCGGCGTCAGCCGCACGACCGTCGCGGCGGCCTACCGCGAGCTGCGCGAGAGCGGCTACCTGGTCAGCGTCCGCGGCTCCGGCAGCGCGACCCGCCTCCCGGGCGCCGCGGTGCACGCCGTGCCGACCCTCGCCCCCGACTTCGTCGACTTCACCAAGGCGGCGCTGCCCGCGGTGCCCGAGCTCGCCGAGGCCTACGCGCGCGCCGCCCGCCTCGCGCCGGAGTACTTCGAGGACGGCTCGTACGACACCGTCGGCCTGCCGCTGCTGCGCCGCGCGATCGCCGAGCGCTACACCCGGCGCGGCCTCCGCACGGAGCCCGGCCAGATCATGGTGACCATCGGCGCCCAGCACGCGATCGCGCTCGTCGCCCGCACCCTGCTCGCCCGCGGCGACCGCGCCCTGATCGAGGCGCCGACCTACCCGCACGCCTACGAAGCGCTGCGGCTCGCCGGCGCGCGGCTGGTGCCGGTCAACGTCGACGGCGCCGACGGCTGGGACGGCGAGGGCCTGATCGCGGCGATCCGCGGCACCAGTCCGACGCTCGCCTACCTGATGCCCGACTTCCACAACCCGACCGGCCGGTCGATGGCGGTGGACCTGCGCGAGCGGGCGATCGCCGCCGCGGCCCGCCAGGGCACGCTGATCATCGCCGACGAGACGACCGCCGAGCTCGACATCGACCGGCGGATGTCGCCGCTGCCGTTCGCCTCGTACGGACCCGAGGGCACCGTGATCTCGATCGGCTCGGTCGGCAAGACGCTCTGGGGCGGCATCCGGATCGGCTGGATCCGCGCGGAGCGGAGCGTCATCCGGAAGCTGGTCGCCGCGCGCTCGGCCGGCGACCTCGGCAGCCCGATCGTCGAGCAGCTCCTGGTCGCCGACATGCTCGGCCGGATGGACGGCGTGCTGGAGCTGCGCCGCGAGCAGCTGCGCGCCGGCCGCGATCACCTCGAGGCGGCGCTCGCCCGCGCGATCCCGGAGTGGAGCGTGCCGCGGGTCTCCGGCGGGCTCTCCACCTGGGTCGGCCTGGGCCGCCCGGCCAGCTCGCAGCTCGCCCTCGCCGCCCGCACCTCGGGCCTGCTGATCACCGCCGGTCCGCGCTTCGGGATCGACGGCGCCTTCGAGCGCTTCCTGCGCATCCCGATCGGCTACTCGCCGGAGACCACCGACCGAGCCGTGGAGGCGCTCGCCGTCGCCTGGAGCCAGATCGCGCGCCACCCGGCGGCCGACACCGGCTACCTCGCCGACGTCGTCTGATCCTCCAGGTCCTCCCGGAGGGGGACGAATACTCAGCCAGCTGATGGAAGACTCACGGCGTGCATCTCCTCGCGGTCCTCAGCATGAAGAACCGGGCGCTCATCGCGCTCGTCACCGTCGTCATCGCCGTCTTCGGCGGCGTCGCCCTCACCGGGCTGAAGCAGGAGCTCGCGCCGTCGATCTCCTTCCCGCAGCTGGCGGTGATCTCGAGCTACCCGGGTGCCGCTCCGGAGGTGGTCAACGACGACGTCTCGACGCCGATCGAGACCGCGATCCAGGGCGTGCCCGGGCTCGAGGCGACCAGTGCGACGTCGTCGACGAACTCCTCGCTGATCTCGGCCTCCTTCGCCTACGGCACCGACCTGGCGACCGCCGAGCAGAAGATCCTGCAGGCGATCAACCGGATCGCGAGCACGCTGCCCGACGGCGTCGACCCGCAGGTCGTGACCGGCTCGTTCGACGACCTGCCGGTGCTCCAGCTGGCCGTCTCGAGCGACGGCGACGCGAAGGCGCTCGCCGACCGGCTGCGCACGAGCGTCATCCCGGACCTGGAGAAGGTGGAGGGCGTCCGCGAGGTCGCCCTGGTCGGCGAGAGCGCCCAGCGCGTCACGATCACCCCGGACGACGCGGCGCTCGCCGCCGCCGGCCTGTCGACCGCGGACATCCGCACCGCACTGCAGCAGAACGGAGTGCTCGTCGCCGGCGGCGAGATCACCCAGGACGGCAGCACCTTCTCGGTCCAGTCCGGCGTCAAGCTGGACTCGACCGATGCGATCGCGGCGCTGCCGCTGATCCCGTCCGCGAGCGCCGCGGCGCTCGCTCCCACGGCGCCCACCACCGCCCCCACCCTCGGGTCCGTCGCCACCGTCGCCGTCACCGACGCCCCGATCACCTCGATCTCGCGGGTCAACGGCCAGCCCGCGCTGACCCTCTCCATCACGAAGCTCCCCGCGGCGAACACGGTCGAGGTCTCGACCGGTGTCACCGCGCTGCTGCCGGACCTCGAGGCGTCGCTCGGCGAGAACGCGACCTTCACCTCGGTCTTCGACCAGGCCCCCTACATCCAGGACTCGATCGAGTCGCTCGCGCAGGAGGGGGCGCTCGGCCTCGTCTTCGCGGTGCTCGTGATCCTGCTGTTCCTGCTCTCGGTGCGCTCGACGCTCGTCACGGCCATCTCGATCCCGACCTCCGTGCTGATCACCTTCATCGGCCTCCAGACCGCGGGCTACACGCTGAACATCCTCACCCTGGGCGCGCTGACCATCGCGATCGGCCGCGTGGTGGACGACTCCATCGTCGTGATCGAGAACATCAAGCGGCACCTCGACGCGGGGGAGGAGCGCGC
Proteins encoded in this window:
- a CDS encoding response regulator; translated protein: MIRVLVVEDEPLTASAHADYVRRVAGFEVAAVAGSGAEAIRALRADPAIALILLDMNLPDMGGLDLCRAVRAAGLDVDVIAITAVRDAAVVRASVAAGIVQYLIKPFVFSVFAAKLASYRSYRERMHGADVASQHEVDGAFAALRTSNAPGLAKGLSAETLDAVTALLGPVGLSAGELAARLDVSRVTARRYLEHLADSGVAERAPRYGSPGRPELEYRRV
- a CDS encoding pyridoxal phosphate-dependent aminotransferase; this encodes MTPPRPLEQSSKLRNVLYEIRGKALVEASRLESEGHRILKLNTGNPAGFDFEAPHQIVRDMIAAMPSAHGYSDSRGILSARLAVTYRYEEVPGFPPVDPEWVFLGNGVSELITMTLQALLDDGDEVLIPAPDYPLWTAMTSLAGGTAVHYRCAEDDGWQPDLEDIRSKVTTRTKAIVVINPNNPTGAVYTREVLEGIVALAEEHSLLLLADEIYDRILYDDAQHIPLASLAPDQLCLTFNGLSKTYRVAGYRSGWLAITGPREHAAGFLEGITLLASTRLCPNVPGQYAVQAALSGVQSIEALIAPGGRLRRQRDAAWSGLQAIPGVSCELPRGALYAFPRLDPEVHEIRDDGRLVYDLLLAEHILLVPGTGFNWPTPDHLRIVTLPEERVIAEAIERLGNFLSSYTQ
- a CDS encoding sensor histidine kinase, encoding MPGTSPRGSIAARLFAAQLICILVIGAIAVLVLAFDARGRAGDDAAARSLVVARTVADNPFVLDAAEGADPSASLQPYAEEIMADTGVDFLTIMNPDRTRYTHRDRAQIGLPFIGTIAPALEGRTFTETYTGTLGPSVRAVAPIESADGTVVALVSAGVTVSRVDASFLPRLQVVAGGVLGAVALGGVGSWLLARYLRRVTGGRGPEQMSQVFAYYESVLHSVREGLLLVDDRGRLVLANDHALQLLGLEGVSIPVPVDELDLPDALRTVLLADEPVADRLVVAHERILVVNERPAASPGAHPLGTVTTLRDRTELQRVSGELESMRTLSDALRSQTHEFSNRLHTIASLIELGRAEEALAFAAGELNLSQRLADRVLGSVQEPVIAALLLGKAAQARERGVELHLETHLEPGAQGFEPGDLVTVLGNLIDNALDAAASSTADREPWVEVYLGLAEDAGAEGAELVLQVSDSGPGVAEAADVFARGYSTKESDAFGRGIGLALVQQVVQRLGGSIEVSRHVGAVFTVQLPLRTPSRAQS
- a CDS encoding NAD(P)/FAD-dependent oxidoreductase; translation: MTASDLPDVLVAGASFAGLAAATALGRSLRDVLVVDGGPPRNAPSPGAHNVLTRDGTAPVELARLARIEAEGYGARVVPGRIVSASAADGGVTATLADGTVLRARRLLLASGSTDRLPEIPGLAERWGRDVLHCPYCHGFEVRGRRIAVLGSGFSGHQAQMFRQLSDRVSILTNGVFAPGAEEAEGLAARGIELIDGAVTEVLVEDDRLVGVVVDGRRLELDALVVGPRVEGNLPDGLGLELVDHPSGAARHLTVDPMGRTTAPRVFAAGSLVEPMSQVMAAAADGLRVAAAINFDLIEEEIASAVGATRG
- a CDS encoding PLP-dependent aminotransferase family protein: MADVHFGVRALQNLLGDWREQRGTRPAYLALADRIRLLSIDGRIPTDSRLPAERELSARLGVSRTTVAAAYRELRESGYLVSVRGSGSATRLPGAAVHAVPTLAPDFVDFTKAALPAVPELAEAYARAARLAPEYFEDGSYDTVGLPLLRRAIAERYTRRGLRTEPGQIMVTIGAQHAIALVARTLLARGDRALIEAPTYPHAYEALRLAGARLVPVNVDGADGWDGEGLIAAIRGTSPTLAYLMPDFHNPTGRSMAVDLRERAIAAAARQGTLIIADETTAELDIDRRMSPLPFASYGPEGTVISIGSVGKTLWGGIRIGWIRAERSVIRKLVAARSAGDLGSPIVEQLLVADMLGRMDGVLELRREQLRAGRDHLEAALARAIPEWSVPRVSGGLSTWVGLGRPASSQLALAARTSGLLITAGPRFGIDGAFERFLRIPIGYSPETTDRAVEALAVAWSQIARHPAADTGYLADVV
- a CDS encoding cation:dicarboxylase symporter family transporter — protein: MAKTPGTDRLDPPATPAKTRRRIDRNHWLYIAVIIAVVAGVIVGLVAPAFAATLEPVGKAFVGLIKMMIAPIIFCTIVIGIGSIAKAATVGKVGGLALGYFIVMSTFALAIGLVVGNILHPGEGLDISSATYDTSDLKAESTSDFILGIIPVSLFSSLVDGSILQTLFVALLVGFALQKMGAKGQPILGAIKQLQVLVFRILSMVLWVAPIGAFGAIAAVVGKTGWGAVVALATLMIGFYLTCAIFVVVILGLLLRLVTGVNIFSLMKYLAREYLLIVGTSSSEAALPRLIAKMEHLGVSKPVVGITVPTGYSFNLDGTAIYLTMASLFIASATGAPMSIPEQIGLLLFMMVASKGAAGVTGAGLATLAGGLQSFRPDLVNGVGVIVGIDRFMSEARAVTNFTGNAVATLLVGTWTKQIDMVQVREVLGGRAPFDEATLGADEHEAPASGTSITEGIASIQDSDEAERTRAELSAKR